In the Sus scrofa isolate TJ Tabasco breed Duroc chromosome 6, Sscrofa11.1, whole genome shotgun sequence genome, one interval contains:
- the LYPD5 gene encoding ly6/PLAUR domain-containing protein 5, whose amino-acid sequence MEVPRATLLRLFGAVLCLTGVQTFESNGSRALQCYSFQHIYFGPFDLSGMKFLSVSCPHGCSEAVSSLSTGYRASVTMVQKGCWTGPPTGQMQWNNKALPPDYSVVRGCRTDLCNSNLLTHDSLPNLSPAPNPQTLSGIECYACVGIHPEDCTPEKSRRVQCHQDQSVCFQGNGQMTVGNFSVPVYIRTCQRPSCTIMGTTSPWTNIDLQGSCCEGHLCNRDSVTQSFTSASATAAPQAPHVLVLLLVIPLLAGTLGGPLGLSS is encoded by the exons ATGGAAGTCCCCAGAGCCACCCTGCTGCGCCTCTTTGGGGCTGTCCTCTGCCTGACAGGTGTCCAGACTTTTGAGTCCAATG GGTCCCGAGCCCTGCAGTGCTACAGCTTTCAGCACATCTACTTCGGGCCCTTTGACCTCAGTGGCATGAAATTCCTCAGCgtctcctgtcctcatggatgctctgaGGCTGTCTCCTCCTTGAGCACAG GGTACCGCGCCTCAGTGACCATGGTCCAGAAGGGCTGCTGGACAGGCCCGCCTACGGGTCAGATGCAGTGGAACAACAAGGCGCTGCCACCCGACTACTCGGTGGTGCGCGGCTGCAGGACCGACCTGTGCAACTCAAACCTCCTGACCCACGACTCCCTCCCTAATCTGAGCCCAG CGCCCAACCCCCAGACGCTCAGCGGCATCGAGTGCTACGCCTGCGTGGGGATCCACCCAGAGGACTGCACCCCGGAGAAGTCCCGGCGGGTCCAGTGTCACCAGGACCAAAGTGTCTGCTTTCAGGGCAATGGCCAAATGACCGTtg GCAATTTCTCAGTCCCTGTGTACATCAGAACCTGCCAACGGCCCTCCTGCACCATCATGGGCACCACCAGCCCGTGGACAAACATCGACCTCCAGGGCTCCTGCTGTGAGGGGCACCTCTGCAACAGGGACTCCGTGACCCAATCCTTCACCAGTGCCTCGGCCACCGCTGCTCCCCAGGCACCCCACGTCCTGGTCCTGCTCCTCGTGATCCCCCTACTGGCTGGCACTCTGGGGGGACCCCTGGGGCTCTCCTCATAG